A genomic region of Rhipicephalus sanguineus isolate Rsan-2018 chromosome 1, BIME_Rsan_1.4, whole genome shotgun sequence contains the following coding sequences:
- the LOC125757044 gene encoding zinc finger protein 2-like: MLIEGQRLSACNVPRATNAPLSGKLLDSTVPATTCHSELRMERHLTTGFRGRLGDDRLMHCRTCRRLEKQRLDVSRQGGTSGDANAAVEPASTEEATCPLCLASLVDSHDAVVHDRLHKGIRPFECHRCSETFLSVAGLMLHRHQHCRQPRYRCDRCQRQFQDVALYTRHCKKHGCIWKRARLQMLTLNFWRKTA, from the coding sequence ATGCTGATAGAGGGCCAGCGTCTTAGCGCATGCAATGTTCCTCGTGCTACCAACGCCCCTTTGAGCGGAAAGCTCCTGGACAGCACGGTTCCAGCTACGACTTGCCACAGCGAGTTGAGAATGGAACGGCATCTGACAACTGGTTTCCGTGGCCGTCTCGGGGACGACAGGCTCATGCACTGCCGTACCTGCAGAAGACTGGAGAAGCAGCGGCTAGACGTGAGTCGGCAGGGCGGAACGAGCGGCGACGCGAACGCGGCGGTGGAGCCGGCGAGCACAGAGGAGGCTACGTGCCCGCTGTGCCTGGCCTCGTTGGTGGATTCGCACGACGCGGTGGTACATGACCGCTTGCACAAGGGCATACGGCCTTTCGAGTGCCACCGCTGCAGCGAGACGTTCTTGAGCGTTGCCGGCCTGATGCTACATCGGCACCAGCACTGTCGTCAGCCCCGGTACAGGTGCGACCGTTGTCAAAGACAGTTCCAGGACGTGGCGCTGTACACGAGGCATTGCAAGAAGCATGGCTGCATCTGGAAGAGAGCACGGCTGCAGATGCTCACACTGAATTTTTGGCGGAAGACAGCTTAG